From the genome of Candidatus Hydrogenedens sp., one region includes:
- the rpsH gene encoding 30S ribosomal protein S8: protein MSMNDPISDMFTRIRNAIQAGHMSVTIPASRVKIEICRVLKKEGFIGDYQLESEDNKPQLRIQLKYTKDRRSVIQGIRRVSRPSIRSYAGYRSLKPVRSGFGIQIVSTPLGVMTGRDAKKQKVGGEIICEVW, encoded by the coding sequence ATGTCAATGAATGACCCAATTAGTGATATGTTCACACGGATACGAAATGCTATCCAAGCAGGACACATGTCTGTAACGATACCTGCTTCTCGTGTGAAAATAGAGATTTGTCGTGTTCTTAAAAAGGAAGGGTTTATTGGTGATTACCAGTTGGAATCTGAAGACAATAAACCCCAGTTACGTATCCAATTGAAATATACCAAAGACCGCCGTTCTGTGATTCAGGGAATACGTCGGGTGAGTCGTCCCAGTATTCGTAGTTATGCAGGTTACCGTTCTTTGAAGCCTGTACGTAGCGGTTTTGGTATACAGATTGTGTCAACGCCTTTAGGTGTTATGACAGGGCGTGATGCCAAGAAGCAAAAGGTTGGTGGTGAAATTATTTGTGAAGTATGGTAA
- a CDS encoding type Z 30S ribosomal protein S14 gives MAKKSLMIKASRPPKFKVRGYNRCKRCGRPRAYMRDFQICRICFRTLALEGKIPGVTKSSW, from the coding sequence GTGGCTAAAAAATCTTTGATGATTAAAGCGAGTCGACCCCCAAAATTCAAAGTTCGGGGTTATAACCGTTGTAAACGTTGCGGTAGGCCGAGAGCTTATATGCGAGATTTTCAGATTTGTAGAATATGTTTCCGGACCCTCGCGTTAGAGGGGAAGATTCCCGGTGTAACGAAATCGAGTTGGTAA
- the rplE gene encoding 50S ribosomal protein L5: protein MAPRLKERYFQHIVPEAMKKFQYKNIMQVPRLEKIVVNVGVGDATQDSRLLDNAMSELSIITGQKPQIRKARKSVSNFKLRKGANIGCRVTLRGDRMYEFMDRLFNIAIPRIRDFRGVPTKSFDEFGNYTLGIKEQTIFPEINIDSVQRVRGMNVTFVFKNSTSADANREILRMFGMPFTT, encoded by the coding sequence GTGGCTCCAAGGTTAAAAGAAAGATATTTTCAACACATTGTTCCGGAAGCAATGAAAAAATTTCAATATAAAAATATAATGCAAGTTCCGCGATTAGAAAAAATCGTGGTGAATGTGGGTGTGGGTGATGCCACTCAGGATTCTCGGCTTTTGGATAATGCCATGTCTGAACTGTCGATTATTACCGGTCAGAAACCGCAAATCCGCAAGGCACGGAAGTCAGTATCTAATTTTAAATTGCGTAAAGGAGCAAATATAGGTTGCCGTGTAACCCTTCGAGGTGACAGGATGTATGAGTTTATGGATCGTTTATTTAATATTGCTATCCCACGTATCCGCGATTTTCGTGGGGTTCCTACGAAATCGTTTGATGAATTTGGAAATTATACTTTGGGGATTAAGGAGCAGACTATATTCCCAGAGATTAATATAGATAGCGTTCAACGCGTCAGAGGGATGAATGTTACCTTTGTGTTTAAGAACTCAACCTCTGCTGATGCGAATCGTGAAATATTGAGAATGTTTGGAATGCCATTTACAACATAG